A single Cannabis sativa cultivar Pink pepper isolate KNU-18-1 chromosome 7, ASM2916894v1, whole genome shotgun sequence DNA region contains:
- the LOC115696321 gene encoding protein NRT1/ PTR FAMILY 5.5, whose product MAGSLTSIMKMTVLIWADLLSFYAMWLMMAYLTDVWKISFTHAAAIVNVFWGLVHIIPLILKFIVDTFMGSFWMVLISSFAYCAGLGFITMSTPPVLADATGTCSAYKPECIGEAQKVLFYTALALIVMGMAGHSTSLNSLMIEHATIKRQTQEEEEEVQASQIWSFCFGMFGMVIVYIAIILAITFIKPWSLRFGIPAICTVIATTIFLTSSCSYKYAKPQGSPLTTVFRVFIAFASKLFHKLPTDTNQLYEKHQIELPSHPHTPRLRCLDKAAIIVQSESLEQQEKNKWRLCRVSEVEETKSMICMIPICLSFLVLGLVSSLGNTYFIEQANHMNQKVGKLTVPIPIFLWFYDQSKSYYASSYSQFARSLSRISKLNRGFVAPIGIAVSMIFAILCSITAAKVEEQRLGVVVSHGLVDKPEETVPMTMFWLLPQYLLLGGLDGILENNITRMLANQLPQTMAPYVTIFASGISGVGILASVLSVYVVGKASSKGIKPSWFQYTLNKSRLDKYYWLLAILCVVNLVFFILMAIWYAHRDSKSEDREAPEVNVEITNEPFEDDAQS is encoded by the exons ATGGCGGGTAGTTTAACATCCATAATGAAAATGAcag TTTTGATATGGGCAGACTTACTGTCATTCTATGCTATGTGGTTGATGATGGCATACCTAACAGATGTGTGGAAAATAAGCTTCACTCATGCAGCTGCTATTGTCAATGTCTTTTGGGGTTTAGTTCACATTATACCTTTGATTCTGAAATTCATTGTTGATACTTTCATGGGTAGTTTTTGGATGGTTCTTATATCCAGTTTTGCATATTGTGCG GGATTAGGGTTTATTACAATGTCAACTCCACCAGTGTTGGCAGATGCAACAGGAACTTGTAGTGCATACAAGCCTGAGTGCATTGGTGAAGCACAAAAAGTCCTTTTTTACACAGCATTAGCTCTAATTGTCATGGGAATGGCTGGTCACTCAACATCACTAAATTCACTCATGATTGAACATGCCACTATAAAAAGACAAacacaagaagaagaagaagaagttcaAGCCAGTCAGATTTGGTCTTTCTGCTTTGGAATGTTTGGTATGGTTATTGTCTACATAGCCATTATTCTAGCAATTACTTTCATAAAACCATGGTCTCTGAGGTTTGGAATCCCAGCTATATGTACTGTGATTGCAACCACTATTTTCTTGACTAGCTCATGTTCTTACAAGTATGCCAAACCACAAGGAAGTCCTCTTACTACTGTCTTTAGAGTCTTCATCGCCTTTGCCTCTAAATTATTCCATAAACTCCCAACAGACACCAATCAACTATATGAGAAACATCAAATCGAGCTTCCTTCTCATCCTCATACTCCTCGCCTAAG GTGTCTAGACAAGGCTGCGATTATAGTTCAAAGTGAAAGTTTGGAACAACAAGAGAAGAATAAGTGGAGACTTTGTAGGGTTTCAGAGGTGGAAGAAACCAAGAGCATGATATGTATGATTCCCATATGCTTATCTTTCCTAGTGCTAGGATTAGTATCTTCCCTTGGAAACACTTACTTCATTGAACAAGCAAACCACATGAATCAAAAAGTTGGAAAGTTAACTGTTCCAATTCCAATCTTCCTTTGGTTTTACGATCAATCGAAATCTTATTACGCATCCTCCTACTCacaattcgcaagatctttgtctcgtatttcaaaattaaaccgCGGCTTTGTTGCTCCAATTGGGATCGCCGTGTCGATGATATTTGCTATATTATGCTCCATCACAGCAGCTAAGGTGGAGGAACAAAGATTAGGAGTTGTTGTAAGTCATGGCTTAGTTGACAAGCCAGAAGAAACAGTTCCCATGACCATGTTTTGGTTGTTACCACAATATCTTCTCCTTGGAGGGTTAGATGGAATTTTAGAGAATAACATAACTAGAATGTTAGCCAATCAATTACCTCAAACCATGGCTCCATATGTGACTATATTTGCTTCTGGAATATCTGGGGTTGGAATTTTAGCAAGTGTTTTATCAGTTTATGTTGTTGGTAAGGCTAGTTCTAAAGGAATTAAGCCTAGTTGGTTCCAATACACTTTGAATAAGAGTCGTTTAGATAAGTACTATTGGCTTTTGGCTATTTTATGTGTAGTCAATCTTGTTTTCTTCATTTTGATGGCAATTTGGTATGCTCATAGGGATTCAAAATCAGAAGACAGAGAAGCACCAGAAGTAAATGTTGAAATTACTAATGAGCCTTTTGAGGATGATGCTCAAAGTTAA